A segment of the uncultured Desulfobulbus sp. genome:
ATCCCAAGCCGTTACCCCTGATTGAGATTGATCCCCCGACCATCTCCATGAACTTCATCCCCAACGACTCACCCTTTGCGGGTCAGGATGGAAAATTTGTCACTTCGCGTCATCTTGAGGAGCGTCTTACCCGAGAGACCCTTTCCGATGTGGCACTGATGGTAGAGCCCTTGACTGATGGTGTCGGGTATCGGGTCTCCGGTCGTGGAGAGCTCCATCTCTCGATCCTTATCGAGAAAATGCGACGCGAAGAGTATGAGTTTCAGGTCACACGTCCCCAGGTTATCATGCGTGAGATTGATGGCCAGTTGATGGAGCCCTATGAAGAGCTTTCCGTGGATGTTGATGAGCAATACCAGGGGGTGGTGATTGAGAAACTGGGTAAGCTCAAAGGCGTTATGACCGAGATGGTGGTGGAAAAAGAGATGGCCAAGATGAAGTTCAAGGTCCCCACGCGTGGGCTGCTTGGTTATCGTTCGGTCTTTATGACCGATACCCGTGGCATGGGCGTCATGAACTATATCTTTGCCGAATGGGGACCCCATGCCGGTGAGATCCAGAATCGAATCAACGGGGTGATGATTGTAAAAGAGCCCTGTACCACCGTTGCCTATGCCCTGTTCAATCTTCAAGATCGGGGAAAACTGTTTCTGCCACCAGGTATCCCGGTCTATCCGGGCATGATCATCGGTGAGCACTGTCGTCCCGCCGATTTGATCGTTAACCCCGCAAAAGGGAAAAAATTAACCAATATGCGCGCCTCGGGCTCGGATGAGGCGGTTATCCTTACCCCTCCGGTTGACATGAGTCTGGAGGACTGCATATCCTATATCAATGATGATGAACTGGTAGAGGTTACCCCAAAAGCCATTCGCCTGCGCAAACGCAAGGATGCAAAGATCCGGGGCTAAGCCCTGAATCCATGGCAGCGGGTGTTGTAGAGCATGCCCTCTTAAGCGGTGAAGATATGTCGAGCCCCCATACCACGGGGATGAGGGCTTGATTCAAGTTGGGCCTGCTGTCTTTTTTCAGCTAGGGCTCACGGGTTTGCTTCAAACTCTCTCTTTGGGAGGGGATATGAACGAGTTGTTGATGATTGGCATTGCCATCGTAGCGGCTATCATGACCTTTGCGATCATCATTCGCCGCACCGGTGGCGAATGTATGCCCTGACTGCTGATGTATGGTTCCGCAGGTGCGGGACTTGTCGCCTATCTGCTCTTGAAATCGATGTTTGAGTAAAGATTTTTGTGAGGGGTCATGAGTGCCGGTCATTCATCCCAGCCACTGCTTTCTCCCCGGGAGACAGTGGCTGTTATAACAGCACGTATCAAGGAGCGGCGGCTCTATGAGGCTCGGTTCCTTTGTCGTAAGCTGGGGCAGGGGTTAACAGCAGAGCAGCGAGCCGCTTTGGAAGATCAGCTCAGCCAAAGCCTCTCTCGGGTCGAACAGGTGCACGTGAAGGCAAAGGATGCGTTGAGTTCAGGCAACTATGAACAGGCCCGTATCTTGTACAGCCAGATCGAAGCTGTCGCCATTGATGTGCCAGGCGTGCAAGAAGAGCTGCAAAATTTACGGGGTGCCATTGCCCTGGCAGAGCGTTTTGCACCGGCCAGCAAGCTGGAGAGTAAGGCTGAGCAGCCTATAGTTGTCGAGGGGGGAGCACCTGATCCTGCTCAAATAAGACCGGCCACAGGTTTAGCTCAAAACCTGCGGTCTCCTGTGGGACACAGAAACCATCGGTTTCTTGCACGCAAATGGCTCCTTGGCGGAGTTGGCCTGCTGTTTCTGAGTGGTGCGGTGGGACTTTTTCTTTTTTTTCAACGGGGAGAAGCACCACCGGTTTCGGTGTCTTCCGCTAGCCAAGCGCAATCCTCCAAGGCTGTTGAGCTCATTGAGTCACTCAATCATCCAGAAGAAAACCCAGAAGCTGTCATTGAAGAGCAAACCGTGCCCACAAAGCCAGCTCTGCCTGTGGAGAAGGCTGCCTCTGCAGCTCCTCAGCTGAGTAATTCCCAGGCCGAGCCCACAAAGACAGCTGAACATTCCGACACCCCAAGTGGTCCTGCGCTCAATCTTGGCGGATTACAGATAGAGTAGCAAAAAAGTTATCTACCGCCTCAGCTCACCGTGCGACGTCTAGGTTGCGTCTGCTTGTCACTTGGGGAGCTCCCCTGTTGCTTTATAGTTGAAATAATCCTTCAAAATCTGGGCGTGATCAAAGACCAATGCTGGCAGGGTATCGGCAAAGAAAATTCCTGCTTTCTGGGCATCGTCCGCAGCTTCAGGTTGGCCACTTGCTGTGGCGATAAAGACTGTTGATGCAGTATGCTGGCGGGCATCCCTGTTCGGGGCAGAGTAGGTATGCAGCTGGCGAATCAGTTCGACCGTTAGTCCCGTCTCTTCTTTAGCCTCGCGTTTGGCCGCATTTTCATAGGATTCTCCATAATCGACGAAACCACCAGGAAGGGCCCAGCCATAGGGTGGGTTTTTGCGCTCGATCAGCACAACGCCGCCTTCGGTCTCAATGATAATATCAACAGTGGGCGTGGGGTTACGGTAGACAGTGATTGAGTTGCCACAGCTGGGGCATTGCATGATGAAACTCCGGATGACGGTTTGAGGTGTGGGCTATCTAATCTTGTATGAATCGACGACGGCGGGTGGAAGCTGATGAATGCTCACGGATTTAGGTCTAAAAAAGGATGCCTCGGCGTGAGCTTGCGTGCTGCCCGTAAAAATTACGAGCAAAGCGTACGGATTTCCTCCCAGCTTTCCACCGAAGGAAGTTCATGTCTGTTCTTGTTCCAGGGCTGGCTGAACACGATGGCCTGTATCCCTGCTTGGTGCATCTGGAGGCAGGTTTCGGCACGGTCATCAACAAAGGCTCGCAGCCCGAGTTGCTGAATGTGGCGGACCTTGTCGTCATGATCGCCCATGGCCACCACATGCATTCGCTGATAAATTTCTGGG
Coding sequences within it:
- the typA gene encoding translational GTPase TypA, which codes for MDQQFIRNVAIIAHVDHGKTTLVDQLFRHSGMFRENQQVEERLMDSMDLERERGITIASKNGSYMYGEYQVNIIDTPGHADFGGQVERVLRMADGAVLLVDAQEGPMPQTFFVVKKALAANLPILVVINKIDKPAARCDWVVDQVFDLLDRLDAPDHILDFPVVYASAKAGYAVLEPEDEVTPETGMHAVSDMIIKHVPPPAGNASEPLQLQVNTIDYSPYLGRLGIGKIVNGSLDLRTPLAVARRDGSISPVRINKIFGFNGSTKVPLEKASVGDIVAVAGMEDVTVGVTFTDPANPKPLPLIEIDPPTISMNFIPNDSPFAGQDGKFVTSRHLEERLTRETLSDVALMVEPLTDGVGYRVSGRGELHLSILIEKMRREEYEFQVTRPQVIMREIDGQLMEPYEELSVDVDEQYQGVVIEKLGKLKGVMTEMVVEKEMAKMKFKVPTRGLLGYRSVFMTDTRGMGVMNYIFAEWGPHAGEIQNRINGVMIVKEPCTTVAYALFNLQDRGKLFLPPGIPVYPGMIIGEHCRPADLIVNPAKGKKLTNMRASGSDEAVILTPPVDMSLEDCISYINDDELVEVTPKAIRLRKRKDAKIRG
- a CDS encoding NUDIX hydrolase, which translates into the protein MQCPSCGNSITVYRNPTPTVDIIIETEGGVVLIERKNPPYGWALPGGFVDYGESYENAAKREAKEETGLTVELIRQLHTYSAPNRDARQHTASTVFIATASGQPEAADDAQKAGIFFADTLPALVFDHAQILKDYFNYKATGELPK